The genomic DNA TCAATCGTTCGATCGGCAACCAATCCAGCCTGCTCTAGCACAAACTCGCCATTGAGCATCATTAATGATTGTGGTGCGACCGTTGTGTTAGATCGCACGTCGCAATTCACCTTCATCACAGGGGCATCAAAAGCCTGCAGCATACCGACTGGCTGACTGCGACGAATTTGCGCATACAGACTCCGCCTCGGTTGCTTACTGTCAATCCTGACCTGCCCGGTTTCATCTTCAGCTACTTCAACCGGAGGGCCATAAAGCTTGGGATTCAGACTTCCTGAAGCCAACAGTATCGAATCGCGAAGAATCTCCGCTTCTACACGCTGCAGTGACTTCCTCCAGTAATACTGATTATCAGCATCGATTGCCTCACCTGAAGGATGCCGAAACGAACTTTGTCGCCATGCAGTTGATGTCAGAATCTGTGTATGTAAATGTTTCAGGCTCCAGCCGTGATCTATGAAGTCGCGTGCGAGCCAGTCGAGGAGTTCAGGATGTGTCGGTTCACTGCCCAGCTTTCCAAAATCTCCCGGTGTTGCCACGATTCCGCGTCCGAAATGATGCATCCAGATCCGGTTAACAATTGCACGAGCAGCAAGAGGATTTTCAGGGTTGGTCAGCCAATTTGCAAAAGCAAGTCTTCGGCCTGTGGTCGGCAACTCCGGGGCGTTGTTCGGAAACGTGACACGCTCTCCTTCTGCCGCAGCAACGGTCAAACCGGCTGGTACAACAACTTGTTTGGGCTGGTTAAAATCACCTCGGTGGAACAGATGCGTGACAGGCTGATGGTTGGGAGGTTCGATTAACGCCATGATGAATTGCTCGACCGGTTTTTTCGCCCGCAGCTCAGCAATTTGGGCATCAAATTTCTTCAACTCTTCGGCTGCATCTGGGCGGTACTGGTAAAGCACTCCAGCAGAAATGTTGATGCTCGGATTACTGGCGAGCAACTTGGTTTGCTCCGTATCGCGATCCTTCGCTGGGGTTTCGTATGCGGTTCGTAATTGCGACTGCAGCGGTTCTTCGTACTTCAACAATTCCTCTTCGAAGACTTCCTTGATAAACGCTGCCTGTTTAGTCGCTTTTTCTGCAGCGATCTGTTTGACCTCCTCTTCAATTTTTGCGGCTTCGGCTCGATCTTGTTCGGTTGAGAGTGAAATTAAGCGTGCTGCTGGCGGCTTCCATGCTTTCCAATCCAATGCCGGCTCAAAAACAGCTCGTAAAGCGAAATAGTCTACTTGGGAAATCGGGTCATAGCGGTGGTCGTGGCATTGAGCACAATGCACACTCGACCCTAGCAGCGTCGTGCCGACAATCTGTAGCGTATCCGCGATGGTTTTGTTGCGGGCTTCGGGGCTGTTGTCGCCGCTACCAGTTCCGTCCGCTGCCATTCGTAGAAAACCAGTTGCTGTTAGAAGTTCAATCTGACGCTCTGTCAAATCGCCGACAATCGGTCCAGCGAGTTCGTCTCCGGCGAGTTGTTCAATGATCAACTGGTCGAAGGGTTTGTCCGTATTGAACGACTTGATGACATAATCGCGATAACGCCAGGCCCATTCTCGACTGCGATCCGCGACGGTGTAGCCATCACTGTCGGCGTAACCAGCAGTGTCCAGCCAATGTCGTGCCCAACGTTCACCGTAATGTGGTGAAGCCAGTAACTCTTCAATTAACTGATCGTACCAATTGGAATCTGCATGTTGCTGCCATTTGTTGATCTGCTCAAGCGTGGGAGGCAGGCCAATTAAAGCATAGTAGGCCCGCTGGATGAGCGTGAACCGATCAGCATCTGATGAAAAGGTCAAACCCTCCGGCATTGCGTTGGCGATCAAGGCATCGATTGGCGTTCGGATGCGTTCGTCTGTGGAGAATTCCGGAATTCTTGGCCGAGTAATTGGTCGATATGCCCAGTAATTACGTTCCTCCTCGGTAATCGGAATTCCCGGCCCGATTTCCTCGGATTCGGCACGGAGTGTTGGTGCTCCTTGCCGAATCCACTCTTCCAGGATTGCGATCTTCTCTGGCGAAACCCGAGACTCACCGGGTGGCATGTCGCCCTCATGAACACGTTCCAACAGCAGGCTTGAAGCAGGGTTGCCAGGAACAATTGCCATTCCCGAATCACCGCCGGATTTCATAAATCGCACAAGTCTAAGATCGAGACCTCCTTCCAATTCGGCGGTCGCACCGTGACAGTCAAAACAGTGCTCTCGGAGGATCGGTCGAATTTCCGTTTCAAAGTAAGGTGGCTCTGACGCCGAGATCTCAGCAAACGGAAGTGAGATGAAAAACAACCAGATGATCCATTCCTGGTGATGTATTGAAAATGTTGACGATGCCAGCATGGCGTCAAAACCTAAGGTCAGTGGTGAGGAAGGCAATTCAGGTGGGATTGGACATCCAATCGGAAGAATTGAATTATGACAAAGATCGCGGATAATATCAACAAGAACTTGTGCGAACTCGTTATCGTATGTATCGAAATAATTCGATGCATACTGGCTTATAGAGAACATTCGTTAAGGTCAAAGCTTTGCTCGATTTGTACCCCTGATTCTGCTCGTTTGATCATCTCGATTTCTGCCCTGATCTGTGTGAAATCTCGTACAAATCGCTTTGCAATGAATGTGCTCGACACTGGAAAATCGGTTTAAAGGAAAACACCTAAACCCTGTTCCAATTGAAAACCGGATTTCCTGTAACATCTTGAACAGAACCTCCGGGGTGGCGGGGGCGCTCCGCTTCAGCGGAAGCCCCCGGAAGTTCAAAGATTCGGGGGCTTCTCTTCGAGAGCGCCCCCGCCACCCGCGTTTGATTATTTTCCGGTATTCATCTGAATGATAACCAGTGTTCTTAAAAATCGTTGAACTTCTCCGGTTTTCATTTGGAACACGGTATAAGTGGCTGGGATTTGATTCCAGTGCTCCCACGGAGCCTTCTTCGGCTGCGACTCCAGTCAATAACTATGCCGTTTGAGAAATTCGTTTTCCAGACGATGAGGCCCGAGTTTGATTCGACGGTCCTGCCTTGTCGCGAAACCATACAGGTTCATGCTTCTCTTCTGGTAAAATTCATCCGAGCATGTTGACTGGACTGCAACAGCAGTTCATAAGAACTCTGTAACTTCAGTCCGTAGCCCCACGGCTTCGGTCAACTTCTGTTGATCTCCGACTTTCGGCTTCTGCTGATCGTAATTCAGTTCCTGAACTTTTTGCGGTAAGCAGCAGGTGTCATACCAGTGACCTGACGGAAGCGTCTGGTCAAATGGCTCTGGTCAGTAAAGCCTGATGCGGCAGCAATCTCAGCCAGACTGCGCGAGGTTGTAGTCAACATACGTTGAGCGCTTTGAGTTCGAATTGCCCTGAGATATTCGAGGGGAGTCTTATGCAGTAACTGGCGAAAACGTCGATTAAAATGAGTTGAAGAGATTCCGGCCAGTTGGGCCATCTCCTTCATATTGATCGATTCTGCAAAGTTTTCTTCGATAAATGTGATGACTGGCAATAATTCGTGAAAGTGCCGTGCTAATTCTTCGCGATCTTCAATTCTGTACATTGCACCCGCAAGCCCGACCACATCCCCTGAGATATTAAACAATGGCGTTTTGGTGGAAACATACCAACGGGGAGTGCGTCTGCGGTGAAGCACCAGCCAGACCTGACCGGGCAAAGCCTTGCGGCTTTCCATCATCCGTTGATCTTCATCCATGTACGCCTGAGCAAGCGAGGGGGGATGAAAATCTCGATCACATTTTCCCAATGCCTGTGATTCATCCGTTAATCCATGGTTCTCTAAAAATAAATGGTTCACCTTCACAAACCGACTTTGACAGTCTTTGACGTAAAAATATGTTTGTGGCAGGGCATCGAACAGCGAAATCAAGGATTCCGCCAGAGGATTATTCTCAAAAAACTGTGACTGGAAGTTATGCGGTGAATTATCTGTCATGGTCAAAACATACCATAAATGCGAAGCGTTATTCAAGACACTGTTTAAATCCTTGATAAAGTATATGAAATAGAAGTATCCAATATTGTCTTAAAGAGTTACGCAATAATGAAATTATTCATGCCTGTAAAATTGATTCTATTGCTCATGATATCAGCCCTTCTGTGTTCGCGATCCGAGTCATCCGCTGAAGAGATTCGCTTCAGCCGAGATGTACTGCCGATTCTTTCAGACCGTTGTTTCCATTGTCATGGCCCAGACGAGTCTCACCGAGAAGCAGATCTTCGTCTGGATCTCAAAGAAGACGCCTTTGCTGATCGAGGCGGATATGCGGTTATTGTTCCTCACAAAATCAGTGAGAGTGAACTGATGACACGAATTACTACGGATGATGAGACACTGTTGATGCCTCCTCAGGATTCTCACCGTAAGCCTCTTACCGATGCTGAAGTCATGATCTTGCGAAAATGGATTGAAGGAGGGGCACACTGGGGGAAGCATTGGGCCTATGAGAAACCGATTCGTCCGGTGATCCCTGACCGGGCACAGCATCCGATTGACTATTTCGTAACCACGCGTCTCAAAAAAGCAGGACTCTCCTTATCATCGCCAGCCGATAAGCGAACGCTGCTTAGAAGAGTCTGCTTTGACTTAACGGGCCTACCTCCAACATCCAAACAGGCTCAGAAATTTTTGAGTGACACATCCGCTGACGCCTATGAGCAGCTCGTCGAGAGATTGCTGGCCTCGGACCATTATGGTGAGAGGATGGCAATGTGGTGGTTGGATGCCGCTCGTTATTCCGATACGGATGGATTTCAACAGGATGCCACTCGGACAAACTGGCCGTGGCGCGATTGGGTTATTCATGAATTCAACAGTAATCAGCCGTTTAATAAATTTATCCGTGAACAATTTGCTGGCGATCTTCTTCCCAACGCATCAGACGAACAAATTCTCGCGACCAGCTTTCATCGTCAGCACATGACAAATGGGGAGGGTGGCCGAGACCCTGAAGAATCTCGGATTGATTATGTTATCGACCGTGTCAATACCACCGGCACTGTCTTACTGGGTCTGACACTGGGGTGTGCGCAGTGCCATTCTCACAAGTTCGATCCGATTACTCAGGAGGACTATTACAGTCTGTTTGCTTTCTTCAACAATATCGATGAAGACGGAAGTGCCGGGCGGAAAGCCAAACCTTATTTAGAATATTCATCTCCTTATGTCGACAGAGCCGTAGCCGAAGCCGAACAGTTAGTAGAATTCAGGGCGAAAAAAGTAGACTCCGTAAAAAAAAGAGCTGAACAGGAATTTGCAGTTTGGTTAGATCAGCTTGTTCAACAAACGGAAAAGGAATATCAAGGTTGGACAATCATTCAGCCAGGCCGGCTGGAATCTGTAGCAGGCACCGTTCTCGATCATGTTGGTGATGGGATCGTCCAAACTTCCGGGCCACTCCCGCGGCAAGATGATTATCTTGTATTCGTTAACCATGGTCACACTCGAATCACAGGTATCCGACTCGAGATCTTTCCGCATGCCAGCCATACTTCCGGAAAGTATACGCGGGGAGAGAACGGCGAATTCATATTGACTGACATCAAGTTACAAGTTCATCAAAAAGGTCGATCGCAACTGCAGGATATTCAAATAACCAACGCAATCGCTGATGCCGAACCTCCAACCAAAGGTCGTCGATATGGTCTTATTAAAGACACATTAGATGACGATCCACGCAACGGCTGGACAACAGCAGGCATCGAAGAAATCGTTCCTCACACTGCAGTCTTTGAACTTGGAGATCCTCTTTTTTTGGAGCAGGGTGAAGAATTGGTCGTTGTTCTGCTGCATCGATCGACAGAAGGCAATGCCAACATCGGACGATTTCGAGTCTCCGTGACTGATCAACCCGGCCAGGCAGTTCGTAGCTTAGAGCCGATGCCTCTCGAAAAACTCGCATTAGCAGAGGTGAACTCCTCAGCGGAAGT from Rubinisphaera italica includes the following:
- a CDS encoding DUF1553 domain-containing protein, with the translated sequence MFSISQYASNYFDTYDNEFAQVLVDIIRDLCHNSILPIGCPIPPELPSSPLTLGFDAMLASSTFSIHHQEWIIWLFFISLPFAEISASEPPYFETEIRPILREHCFDCHGATAELEGGLDLRLVRFMKSGGDSGMAIVPGNPASSLLLERVHEGDMPPGESRVSPEKIAILEEWIRQGAPTLRAESEEIGPGIPITEEERNYWAYRPITRPRIPEFSTDERIRTPIDALIANAMPEGLTFSSDADRFTLIQRAYYALIGLPPTLEQINKWQQHADSNWYDQLIEELLASPHYGERWARHWLDTAGYADSDGYTVADRSREWAWRYRDYVIKSFNTDKPFDQLIIEQLAGDELAGPIVGDLTERQIELLTATGFLRMAADGTGSGDNSPEARNKTIADTLQIVGTTLLGSSVHCAQCHDHRYDPISQVDYFALRAVFEPALDWKAWKPPAARLISLSTEQDRAEAAKIEEEVKQIAAEKATKQAAFIKEVFEEELLKYEEPLQSQLRTAYETPAKDRDTEQTKLLASNPSINISAGVLYQYRPDAAEELKKFDAQIAELRAKKPVEQFIMALIEPPNHQPVTHLFHRGDFNQPKQVVVPAGLTVAAAEGERVTFPNNAPELPTTGRRLAFANWLTNPENPLAARAIVNRIWMHHFGRGIVATPGDFGKLGSEPTHPELLDWLARDFIDHGWSLKHLHTQILTSTAWRQSSFRHPSGEAIDADNQYYWRKSLQRVEAEILRDSILLASGSLNPKLYGPPVEVAEDETGQVRIDSKQPRRSLYAQIRRSQPVGMLQAFDAPVMKVNCDVRSNTTVAPQSLMMLNGEFVLEQAGLVADRTIELAAMDSQQTIQFDLSQLPSPIWSYGTGEVNEETGTVSKFVDLPHFTGSSWQGGPKAPDSVFGWVILNANGGHPGNRKLPALRRWTAPTDGQVSIAGTLQHGSENGDGVRGRVFSSGGQRGLWQVQNNSTPTNVTTFTVQAGEAIDMVVDCLENENSDSFNWPVKLTFTPVGGDAVVHDSITAFRGPADDFSELPAQIIAAWQLILARSPSPDELKMSMEFASQQLKLMTHHSAGTAPNRTPGKQVLVNICQMLMNSNEFLYIE
- a CDS encoding PSD1 and planctomycete cytochrome C domain-containing protein, whose protein sequence is MISALLCSRSESSAEEIRFSRDVLPILSDRCFHCHGPDESHREADLRLDLKEDAFADRGGYAVIVPHKISESELMTRITTDDETLLMPPQDSHRKPLTDAEVMILRKWIEGGAHWGKHWAYEKPIRPVIPDRAQHPIDYFVTTRLKKAGLSLSSPADKRTLLRRVCFDLTGLPPTSKQAQKFLSDTSADAYEQLVERLLASDHYGERMAMWWLDAARYSDTDGFQQDATRTNWPWRDWVIHEFNSNQPFNKFIREQFAGDLLPNASDEQILATSFHRQHMTNGEGGRDPEESRIDYVIDRVNTTGTVLLGLTLGCAQCHSHKFDPITQEDYYSLFAFFNNIDEDGSAGRKAKPYLEYSSPYVDRAVAEAEQLVEFRAKKVDSVKKRAEQEFAVWLDQLVQQTEKEYQGWTIIQPGRLESVAGTVLDHVGDGIVQTSGPLPRQDDYLVFVNHGHTRITGIRLEIFPHASHTSGKYTRGENGEFILTDIKLQVHQKGRSQLQDIQITNAIADAEPPTKGRRYGLIKDTLDDDPRNGWTTAGIEEIVPHTAVFELGDPLFLEQGEELVVVLLHRSTEGNANIGRFRVSVTDQPGQAVRSLEPMPLEKLALAEVNSSAEVNSELRSELFAQFLVDHIEFQVVNAALEQAKNQLLQVKKAAGKLNVMVLSEKAEKRETHILERGVWDNKGKIVSADVPSAIMSLSSENELSRLDLANWIVSPENPLTSRVISNHLWQLCFGAGLVRTPDDFGLQGEFPSHPDLLDWLALELVESDWNLKHLLKEIVTSQTYRQSSNVSKELYEMDPENRLLARATRFRLPSWMIRDAALLSSGLLNPAIGGPPVMPYQPEGVWKEMFMGRFVYESSQGPAQFRRTIYAFWRRSAAPTFLFDSAQRRVCEVGRRLTNTPLHALTLLNDQTQLEASRELAQCIMKDSVSVEHQVDQLFQRVLTRSPTAEEQAILIREFERTNVYYAKHPDDAKRLLNFGQPENQDDSQYVEQAALMVIASLIFNLDEAISHE
- a CDS encoding AraC family transcriptional regulator; the protein is MTDNSPHNFQSQFFENNPLAESLISLFDALPQTYFYVKDCQSRFVKVNHLFLENHGLTDESQALGKCDRDFHPPSLAQAYMDEDQRMMESRKALPGQVWLVLHRRRTPRWYVSTKTPLFNISGDVVGLAGAMYRIEDREELARHFHELLPVITFIEENFAESINMKEMAQLAGISSTHFNRRFRQLLHKTPLEYLRAIRTQSAQRMLTTTSRSLAEIAAASGFTDQSHLTRRFRQVTGMTPAAYRKKFRN